In a single window of the Saccharothrix australiensis genome:
- a CDS encoding quinone oxidoreductase family protein, with product MPKAVVVRATGGPEVLEFDDVEPKSPGAGELLVDVAAAGVNYIDTYHREGRYPLPLPFGIGLEGTGRVAALGPDVSGFAVGDRVAWAAALGSYAEQALVKASDAVAVPDGVADDTAGALLLQGLTAHYLVASTYPVRQGDAVLVHAAAGGVGLLVTQLAKARGARVIGTVSTEAKEALAREAGADEVIRYDRDEFAPRVRELTGGEGVAAVYDGVGAATFDGSLASLRRRGYLVLFGASSGPVPPVDPQRLNQAGSVFLTRPSLGAYTATREELTWRAGELFAAVEDGSLDVRVGGRYPLADARRAHEDLEGRRTTGKLLLIP from the coding sequence ATGCCCAAGGCAGTGGTGGTGCGCGCGACCGGCGGGCCGGAGGTGCTGGAGTTCGACGACGTCGAGCCGAAGTCGCCGGGCGCGGGTGAGCTGCTGGTCGACGTGGCCGCGGCGGGCGTGAACTACATCGACACCTACCACCGCGAGGGCCGCTACCCGCTGCCGCTGCCCTTCGGCATCGGCCTGGAGGGCACGGGGCGGGTGGCCGCGCTGGGCCCGGACGTGTCGGGGTTCGCGGTCGGCGACCGGGTGGCGTGGGCGGCGGCGCTGGGCAGCTACGCGGAGCAGGCGCTGGTGAAGGCGTCGGACGCGGTGGCGGTGCCGGACGGCGTGGCCGACGACACGGCCGGCGCGCTGCTGTTGCAGGGTCTGACGGCGCACTACCTCGTGGCGTCGACCTACCCGGTGCGGCAGGGCGACGCGGTGCTGGTGCACGCCGCCGCGGGCGGGGTCGGGCTGCTGGTGACGCAACTGGCCAAGGCGCGCGGCGCGCGGGTGATCGGCACGGTGTCCACGGAGGCCAAGGAGGCGCTGGCGCGGGAGGCCGGCGCGGACGAGGTGATCCGCTACGACCGGGACGAGTTCGCGCCGCGGGTGCGGGAGCTGACCGGCGGCGAGGGCGTCGCCGCGGTGTACGACGGGGTGGGCGCGGCGACGTTCGACGGCAGCCTCGCGAGCCTGCGCCGACGCGGCTACCTGGTGCTGTTCGGCGCGTCCAGCGGCCCGGTGCCGCCGGTCGACCCGCAGCGGCTCAACCAGGCCGGCTCGGTGTTCCTGACGCGGCCGTCGCTGGGCGCGTACACGGCCACCCGCGAGGAGTTGACGTGGCGCGCGGGCGAGCTGTTCGCGGCGGTGGAGGACGGTTCGCTGGACGTCCGGGTCGGGGGCCGCTACCCGCTGGCCGACGCGCGCCGGGCGCACGAGGACCTGGAGGGCCGCCGCACCACGGGCAAGCTGCTGCTGAT